A genomic window from Gammaproteobacteria bacterium includes:
- a CDS encoding PD-(D/E)XK nuclease family protein, with product MERTIKHFLATVTAQDLVLTANRRLAVYLQKKYDQYQIDLGNSAWETLPIMPLVTWIESTWHQFSDDSRMQLSDFQEQVLWESIVTESPASQDLLNVSATARVAKDTWRLLIYWLVDLAEVDSRAEDIQVFKTWVKAFQQKCAAANCVTRATIFQLFVKTLQENNVFFPLPTKIYFIGFDEISPIIMHLQKTLQNLVAIENFQFSPKTAEPRRLHFLESQEELQAMARWAYKELKQHPEMTIGCVIPNLTEKRNQVIRIFQDVFYAEELHHHFPQPPFNISAANRLDQYSLIQMVFTILALNYSEVNLEDISALLRSPFIIGAESELNARAKLDARLRSFGEKKITLAHLTSSNLLDRTPVLQKCLAVITKILVPANQVMSVPSWCQIFVQQLSALGWPGDRSLNSTEFQLIERFKKLLDEFIALDKFVADLSFSDTLKMLQQLTKATLFQPKSADLPIQILGVLEASGIAFDHLWIAGLDNETWPAPASPNPFIPVEVQRRYEMPHSSSERELQFSLGVTKRFIQNADTIIFSHHEFDGDRPLKVSPLIENLPLTNYAVTPFYSIEKKIFATKKLEYFNDDMGPAITNTFVAGGSSIFQAQAACPFQAFAKFRLHARPLDDLQMGLAAHERGSIVHDILAHLWNKIKTHETLCSLEDSALNAIIVETVEIALAKARKKKPFTLKNGLLTLEKKRLQKLLFKWLAIEKLRQPFEVVSCEQQQVAHLGSLELQVQIDRIDRLLDGSHLIIDYKTGRPSLLDWFTQRPDEPQLPLYSVLSDQVISGVLFALVRLDEMSFRGLTAHNDIVPGAITIDRLKDHEFQNFTGLMEYWKTNLYQLADDFCHGNAQVSPKIPSTCQYCHFQELCRVNDRQSHHSRKKI from the coding sequence ATGGAGAGGACTATCAAACACTTCTTAGCAACTGTGACGGCACAAGATCTCGTACTGACGGCGAATCGCCGTCTCGCTGTTTATCTCCAAAAAAAGTATGACCAATATCAAATTGACCTCGGAAATTCAGCGTGGGAAACACTACCAATAATGCCTTTGGTCACCTGGATAGAGTCAACTTGGCATCAATTTAGTGATGATTCACGCATGCAATTATCCGACTTTCAAGAACAAGTTCTGTGGGAGTCAATTGTAACTGAATCACCCGCAAGCCAGGATTTACTCAATGTTTCAGCAACCGCGCGAGTCGCAAAAGACACGTGGCGTTTATTGATCTATTGGTTAGTAGATTTAGCTGAAGTTGATTCAAGGGCAGAAGATATTCAAGTATTCAAAACCTGGGTTAAGGCATTCCAGCAAAAATGTGCAGCAGCCAATTGCGTTACCCGAGCAACTATTTTTCAATTATTTGTTAAGACATTACAAGAAAACAATGTGTTTTTTCCCTTACCCACAAAAATTTATTTTATCGGCTTTGATGAAATATCTCCGATTATAATGCACCTCCAGAAAACCCTGCAAAATTTAGTTGCCATAGAAAATTTTCAATTTTCTCCTAAAACAGCAGAACCTAGGCGTCTTCATTTTTTAGAGTCGCAAGAAGAATTGCAAGCAATGGCCCGCTGGGCTTATAAAGAATTAAAGCAGCATCCAGAGATGACTATTGGCTGCGTGATTCCCAATCTAACGGAGAAAAGAAATCAGGTTATCCGCATTTTTCAGGATGTTTTTTACGCAGAAGAGTTACACCATCATTTTCCACAACCTCCCTTTAATATTTCAGCTGCCAATCGATTAGACCAGTATTCACTTATCCAAATGGTATTCACAATTTTAGCGCTAAATTATTCCGAGGTTAATCTTGAAGATATAAGTGCTTTGTTGCGCAGTCCATTCATTATTGGCGCAGAAAGTGAGTTAAATGCCAGAGCAAAATTGGATGCACGACTTCGATCTTTTGGTGAGAAAAAAATAACACTAGCACATCTTACATCCAGCAATTTGTTAGATCGCACTCCAGTGCTACAGAAATGTCTTGCGGTGATAACCAAAATACTGGTCCCGGCGAACCAAGTAATGTCTGTGCCAAGCTGGTGCCAAATTTTCGTGCAACAACTTAGCGCTCTGGGGTGGCCCGGAGATCGGAGTCTAAACAGTACGGAATTTCAATTAATCGAACGCTTCAAAAAATTGTTGGATGAATTTATTGCACTAGACAAATTTGTTGCTGATCTCTCATTTAGCGACACACTCAAAATGCTACAACAGTTAACTAAAGCTACTTTATTTCAGCCGAAAAGTGCGGATTTACCCATACAAATTTTAGGGGTGTTAGAAGCAAGCGGTATTGCTTTCGACCATTTATGGATTGCAGGGCTAGATAATGAAACATGGCCGGCCCCTGCTTCGCCGAACCCATTCATTCCTGTCGAGGTGCAAAGGCGCTATGAAATGCCTCACTCCTCCTCTGAACGCGAACTTCAATTCAGCTTAGGTGTGACTAAACGATTCATACAAAATGCTGACACAATAATTTTTAGTCATCATGAATTCGATGGCGATAGACCGCTCAAAGTAAGTCCTTTAATAGAAAATCTGCCTCTCACAAATTATGCTGTTACGCCATTTTACTCTATTGAAAAAAAAATCTTTGCCACTAAAAAATTAGAATATTTTAATGATGACATGGGGCCAGCAATAACGAATACATTTGTCGCTGGAGGAAGCTCAATTTTTCAAGCACAAGCAGCCTGTCCTTTCCAAGCTTTTGCAAAGTTTCGTTTACATGCAAGGCCACTAGATGATTTGCAAATGGGGCTTGCTGCTCATGAGCGTGGCTCTATCGTTCATGACATCTTGGCGCATCTTTGGAACAAAATTAAAACTCACGAAACGCTTTGCTCCTTAGAAGACAGCGCTTTGAATGCAATTATTGTTGAAACTGTAGAGATAGCTCTGGCTAAAGCACGCAAGAAAAAACCTTTTACGCTTAAAAATGGTTTACTGACACTGGAAAAAAAGCGCTTACAAAAACTACTTTTTAAATGGTTAGCTATTGAAAAACTTAGGCAGCCATTTGAGGTTGTCAGTTGTGAACAACAACAAGTTGCGCATCTTGGTTCTTTAGAGCTTCAAGTTCAAATTGATCGTATTGATCGCTTGCTAGATGGATCTCATTTAATTATTGATTACAAAACAGGCCGACCCTCTCTACTTGATTGGTTTACCCAAAGACCTGATGAACCCCAGTTACCACTCTATTCTGTTCTCTCAGATCAAGTCATTTCTGGAGTTTTATTTGCACTAGTGCGTTTAGATGAAATGAGCTTTAGAGGCCTTACAGCGCATAATGATATTGTTCCAGGAGCAATCACCATTGACCGACTCAAAGACCATGAGTTTCAAAACTTTACTGGCTTAATGGAATATTGGAAAACCAATCTCTATCAACTTGCCGATGATTTCTGTCATGGCAATGCACAAGTCTCCCCTAAAATCCCCAGCACTTGTCAGTATTGTCATTTCCAAGAGCTTTGCAGAGTAAACGATAGACAATCGCATCATTCTAGGAAAAAAATATGA
- a CDS encoding UvrD-helicase domain-containing protein, with translation MTAVKDIKQRASALDGSHSFIIQAPAGSGKTELLTQRFLVLLAAVRNVPEEVVAITFTRKAATEMRARVLEALQNAHQNSPPEKAHALQTWQLARLVLERDKSAHWNLLQNPNRLRITTIDALCARIAKSAPIVSHFGTVPQVVEDAGPLYKEAVHSLLASLDELSPYTDSLVELLLHLDNNYLLAENMFMAMLSRRDQWLPYIMQHRNVSDSRQVLETSLQNIILDSLQVALKHFSEEEKQELVILSSFAAKMISDVEKKSAIRSCENLRHFPEVKLEHLEKWLGIAQLLLTGAFEWRRAVNKNCGFPAANNALNAEEELLFKHMKERITRLLNRFSENDALRLALKNILLLPPPCYSANQWQIVSSLTQLLPVLAAHLNVVFQERNVTDFIAIAQGAIHALGDPENPSDLALNLDYQIQHLLVDEFQDTSVTQYRLLELLTAGWQKGDGRTLFLVGDPMQSIYRFREAEVGIFLRVKQNGIGSIQLIPLTLEVNFRSEANIIEWFNNTFAAIFPKEENSELGAISFAAATAFDNLQTSAEVCIHPLLDPLDTDEATLIVDVIKREQNQDAEKTIAILVRSRSHLHTIIPTLKNANVNFHAVEIEKLIHSTAVQDLFALTRALSHMADRIAWLAILRAPWCGLGLEDLYIIANHNKEATLWQTLQEYSQLVALSADGRQRILRVIPILQHAINERSRDNLRAWVAYTWYELGGPACLEEQHELFNTEAYFNLLEHFADDSIIDFKKLEQKLERAYGQSASADAKVHLMTIHKAKGLEFDVVILPALERRPALDESRLLIWLERQNNRGLMDLVLAPIKSLEEQFDPIYRYVRNHNTLKNQYEVTRLLYVAATRTKTKLHLIGSLYKNDKDEFKAPSSGSFLHLLWPTLQATFDQAVVPTPLLEPTLEMEAPLLLKRLTLEWQLPDLLPTVKPDNIYISNNQFSWSAPFLNHIGTVVHQFLQKIAANVTLDLEKIEWQLERKLWRKKLLQQGVVQDNLEHALTIIETAVTNMLRDPRGQWILSSDHSDARNEFSLSLSSDNEILRCIIDRTFVDKQGVRWIIDYKTSELLAEDETFFLVKAKARYTEQLQNYAKVIRLLENRPIKLGLYFPLFSGWCEWDYQH, from the coding sequence ATGACAGCGGTGAAAGATATTAAGCAGAGGGCATCTGCATTAGATGGTTCTCACTCTTTTATTATTCAAGCGCCTGCGGGGTCAGGAAAAACTGAATTACTAACACAACGATTTTTAGTGCTTTTAGCCGCTGTTAGAAATGTGCCAGAAGAAGTTGTTGCTATCACGTTTACTCGAAAAGCGGCGACTGAAATGCGTGCGAGAGTTTTAGAAGCCTTACAAAATGCACACCAAAACAGTCCCCCAGAAAAAGCACATGCATTGCAAACCTGGCAATTGGCTCGCCTTGTATTGGAGCGCGACAAATCAGCACACTGGAATCTTCTGCAAAATCCGAATCGATTACGTATTACTACCATTGATGCCTTGTGTGCCCGCATCGCAAAATCAGCACCTATCGTTTCCCATTTTGGGACAGTGCCGCAGGTAGTAGAGGATGCTGGGCCATTATATAAAGAAGCGGTCCATTCGTTACTCGCCTCGTTAGATGAGTTAAGTCCCTATACTGACTCTCTAGTGGAATTATTATTGCACCTCGATAACAATTATCTGCTTGCAGAAAATATGTTTATGGCAATGTTAAGTCGCCGTGATCAATGGCTGCCGTATATTATGCAGCATCGCAATGTAAGTGACTCACGACAGGTGTTAGAAACAAGTTTGCAAAATATTATTTTAGATAGTTTGCAGGTAGCACTAAAACATTTTTCTGAGGAAGAGAAGCAAGAACTTGTAATCCTTAGCTCTTTTGCAGCAAAAATGATCAGCGATGTCGAAAAAAAATCAGCCATCCGCTCGTGCGAAAATTTGCGCCATTTCCCTGAAGTGAAACTTGAGCATTTAGAGAAATGGCTAGGTATAGCACAGCTATTACTAACCGGTGCATTTGAATGGCGGCGCGCAGTAAACAAAAACTGTGGCTTTCCAGCCGCTAACAATGCGCTGAATGCTGAAGAAGAATTACTCTTTAAACATATGAAGGAGCGTATTACACGTCTACTTAACCGCTTTAGTGAAAATGATGCATTGCGTCTAGCGCTCAAGAATATTTTACTGCTGCCGCCACCCTGCTATTCTGCAAATCAGTGGCAGATTGTAAGTTCGCTAACCCAGCTGCTGCCAGTGCTGGCAGCGCATTTAAATGTTGTCTTTCAAGAACGCAACGTCACAGATTTTATTGCTATTGCACAAGGCGCTATTCATGCACTCGGCGACCCCGAAAATCCGAGTGATTTAGCTCTAAATCTTGATTATCAAATTCAACATTTGTTAGTGGATGAATTTCAAGATACCTCAGTTACTCAATACCGCTTACTTGAATTACTTACAGCCGGCTGGCAGAAAGGAGACGGACGAACCTTATTTTTGGTAGGTGATCCTATGCAATCTATCTACCGTTTTCGTGAAGCCGAAGTGGGTATTTTTCTTCGAGTGAAGCAAAATGGCATTGGCTCAATCCAATTAATCCCCTTGACGTTAGAAGTAAACTTTAGATCGGAAGCAAATATAATCGAGTGGTTCAATAACACATTTGCTGCAATTTTTCCTAAGGAGGAAAACAGTGAGCTGGGCGCAATTTCCTTTGCTGCAGCTACCGCTTTTGACAACTTACAGACGAGTGCAGAAGTCTGCATTCATCCCTTACTAGATCCTTTGGATACTGACGAAGCAACTCTAATTGTTGATGTAATTAAACGCGAGCAGAATCAGGACGCGGAAAAAACTATTGCGATTTTAGTTCGATCGCGAAGCCATCTTCACACTATTATTCCGACCTTAAAAAATGCCAATGTAAATTTTCACGCGGTGGAAATTGAAAAATTAATTCACTCTACCGCAGTTCAAGATTTATTTGCTTTAACGCGTGCATTGTCGCATATGGCCGACAGAATTGCCTGGTTAGCTATTTTGAGAGCACCTTGGTGTGGGCTGGGTTTAGAAGATTTGTACATTATTGCAAATCACAATAAGGAGGCCACGCTATGGCAAACGCTACAAGAATATTCTCAATTAGTCGCACTCAGCGCTGACGGACGACAACGGATATTACGAGTGATACCGATCTTGCAGCATGCAATTAATGAACGATCACGTGATAATCTGCGTGCTTGGGTGGCTTATACCTGGTATGAACTTGGAGGACCCGCGTGCCTCGAAGAACAACATGAATTATTCAATACCGAAGCTTATTTCAATTTATTAGAACATTTTGCAGATGACTCTATAATCGATTTTAAAAAATTGGAACAAAAGCTGGAGCGCGCCTATGGGCAGAGCGCTTCTGCAGATGCAAAAGTTCATCTGATGACGATACATAAAGCGAAAGGATTGGAATTTGATGTCGTAATACTACCTGCGTTAGAAAGAAGGCCTGCCTTAGATGAAAGCCGATTATTGATCTGGCTAGAACGGCAAAATAATAGAGGACTAATGGACTTAGTGCTAGCGCCTATCAAATCGTTAGAAGAACAGTTCGATCCCATCTATCGCTATGTGCGTAATCATAATACCTTAAAAAATCAGTATGAAGTCACGAGGCTTTTATATGTAGCCGCTACGCGCACTAAAACAAAGCTACATTTAATCGGCAGTCTCTATAAAAATGATAAAGATGAATTTAAAGCTCCCTCATCTGGAAGTTTTTTACATCTGCTTTGGCCAACGTTACAGGCGACTTTTGATCAAGCAGTAGTGCCCACTCCCTTACTTGAACCCACGTTAGAAATGGAAGCTCCATTACTTTTAAAACGATTGACCTTAGAGTGGCAGTTACCTGATTTATTGCCCACCGTTAAGCCTGACAATATTTATATTTCAAATAATCAATTCAGCTGGTCAGCCCCTTTTCTAAATCATATCGGAACCGTTGTGCATCAATTCCTGCAAAAAATTGCCGCAAATGTAACGCTTGATTTAGAAAAAATTGAATGGCAGTTAGAGCGAAAGTTATGGCGAAAAAAACTGCTTCAGCAGGGTGTTGTGCAAGATAATTTAGAGCATGCGCTAACGATCATTGAAACCGCTGTTACTAATATGTTACGTGATCCACGTGGCCAATGGATACTCTCAAGTGATCACTCTGATGCAAGAAATGAGTTTTCACTCTCCTTATCCAGTGACAATGAAATATTACGCTGTATTATTGATCGCACGTTTGTGGATAAACAGGGAGTGAGATGGATAATCGATTACAAAACTTCAGAATTATTAGCTGAAGATGAAACATTTTTTTTAGTTAAAGCTAAAGCTCGTTATACTGAACAGCTGCAAAATTATGCTAAGGTTATAAGATTACTTGAAAATAGACCGATAAAATTAGGCCTCTATTTTCCTCTATTTTCTGGATGGTGCGAGTGGGATTACCAACATTAA
- a CDS encoding 5'-nucleotidase, which yields MTQNITDKLIVAISSRALFDLDESNLVFETKGVDAYSNYQIEHENEILQPGVAFSLVQKFLNLNQECAHVEVILLSRNSADTGLRIFNSIQHYKLDISRAVFTSGESPYPYIKAFGSHLFLSANTEDVRKALAANCAAATILAGCSHLSQSEQLRIAFDGDSVIFSDEAEKIYQASGLTAFTQSEIEAAHTPLSGGPFKGFLSALHRLQNHYDIKDSPIRTALVTARSAPAHERVIRTLRAWNIRIDEAIFLGGLEKGEFLHAFGADVFFDDQEVHCQSANKHVTTGHVPHGIVNS from the coding sequence ATGACGCAAAATATTACTGATAAATTAATAGTGGCTATTTCTTCTCGAGCGCTATTCGATTTAGACGAAAGTAATCTTGTTTTTGAAACAAAAGGGGTTGATGCCTATTCTAATTATCAAATAGAACACGAAAATGAAATTCTTCAGCCGGGAGTTGCTTTTTCCTTAGTGCAAAAATTTTTGAACTTGAATCAAGAATGCGCTCATGTTGAGGTGATTTTGCTTTCCCGTAATAGCGCTGATACTGGTTTAAGAATCTTCAATAGTATTCAACACTATAAATTAGATATTTCACGCGCTGTTTTCACCAGTGGTGAAAGTCCTTATCCCTATATCAAAGCATTTGGATCGCATTTGTTTTTATCAGCGAATACGGAAGATGTGCGCAAAGCGCTCGCCGCTAATTGTGCCGCCGCTACCATTCTTGCGGGGTGCAGTCATTTATCTCAAAGCGAACAATTACGCATTGCATTTGATGGCGATTCCGTTATTTTTTCGGACGAAGCAGAAAAAATTTACCAAGCCTCAGGTTTAACTGCCTTTACTCAAAGTGAGATCGAAGCCGCCCACACTCCTCTTTCAGGAGGCCCATTTAAGGGTTTTTTATCTGCCCTCCATCGATTGCAAAATCATTATGACATTAAGGATTCACCGATTCGCACCGCCTTAGTCACAGCAAGGTCAGCTCCCGCACATGAAAGAGTGATTAGAACCCTCCGAGCTTGGAACATTCGGATTGACGAAGCCATCTTTTTAGGTGGATTAGAGAAAGGAGAGTTCCTACATGCCTTCGGGGCAGATGTTTTTTTTGATGATCAAGAAGTGCACTGCCAATCAGCCAATAAGCACGTAACGACCGGGCATGTCCCGCACGGGATAGTAAATAGCTAA
- a CDS encoding quinone-dependent dihydroorotate dehydrogenase, with protein sequence MNYNLIRSLLFLLNPELSHNFSLKAMKSLEQIGLLNHFITKAASTPRKLLGLTFENPVGLAAGLDKNGDYIDVLGSLGFGFIEIGTVTPKPQSGNPKPRMFRLEKDQAIINRMGFNNKGVDHLVGQVKKKKYQGVLGINIGKNATTAIENAIQDYLYCLDKVYAHASYITINISSPNTPGLRSLQGTEHLTSMLGELKKRQDQLANQHNKYVPLIIKISPDLNSQEIIDMAGAFLENKIDGIIATNTTLDRINLNSIYANESGGLSGQPLFDKSTQVLSQLKKLVNGQIPIIASGGIMSADQAKTKIEAGADLVQLYTGFIYQGPSLIAECCKVM encoded by the coding sequence ATGAACTACAACCTAATTCGCTCTCTGCTATTTCTCTTAAACCCAGAATTGTCCCACAATTTTTCACTAAAAGCGATGAAGTCACTCGAGCAAATTGGGCTGCTAAATCATTTTATAACTAAAGCTGCCTCCACTCCCAGAAAACTTTTGGGACTCACCTTTGAGAACCCGGTGGGACTTGCGGCAGGCCTAGATAAAAATGGGGATTATATTGATGTATTAGGTTCATTAGGATTTGGCTTTATCGAGATAGGAACCGTTACTCCGAAACCCCAATCAGGTAACCCAAAACCACGTATGTTCCGCTTAGAAAAAGATCAGGCTATCATTAACCGAATGGGATTCAATAACAAAGGTGTTGATCATTTAGTCGGTCAAGTTAAGAAAAAAAAATATCAAGGTGTACTTGGAATAAACATTGGTAAAAATGCAACCACCGCAATAGAGAATGCCATTCAAGATTATCTGTATTGTTTAGACAAAGTGTATGCTCATGCTAGTTATATAACGATAAATATTTCTTCCCCGAATACCCCTGGGCTGCGTAGTCTGCAAGGCACGGAACATTTGACATCTATGCTGGGCGAACTCAAAAAAAGACAAGATCAATTGGCTAATCAGCACAATAAATATGTCCCATTAATAATTAAAATTTCACCGGATCTTAATTCTCAGGAAATTATTGATATGGCAGGGGCATTTTTAGAAAATAAAATAGATGGAATTATTGCAACCAACACGACATTAGATCGCATTAATTTAAATAGTATCTATGCAAACGAAAGCGGTGGTCTGAGCGGACAACCGTTATTTGATAAATCCACGCAGGTACTCAGCCAGTTAAAAAAACTTGTCAACGGTCAAATTCCTATTATTGCAAGTGGTGGAATAATGTCGGCTGATCAAGCAAAAACTAAAATTGAAGCGGGTGCGGATTTAGTGCAGTTGTATACTGGGTTTATCTATCAGGGTCCTAGTTTAATTGCTGAATGTTGCAAAGTGATGTAA
- a CDS encoding isovaleryl-CoA dehydrogenase — translation MLQGLNIRGDEISELLRQTVQNFVRDEIAPIATQVDHENSFPRDLWPKLGELGLLGITVEEEFGGSHMGYMQHVIAMEEISRGSAAIGLSYGAHSNLCVNQIRRFGTPEQKQRYLPRLCTGEHVGALAMSESGSGSDVVSMRLKAEKKNGVYILNGTKMWVTNGPDADILIVYAKTDPHAGSHGITAFIIEKEYSGFSTAQKLDKLGMRGSNTCELVFEDCEVPEENVLGTLNGGVRVLMSGLDYERVILAGGPLGIMQSCLDVVIPYVQERKQFGKAIGEFQLIQGKLADMYSTLSACRAYVYAVADACDRGTISRQDAAGAILYAAENATQVALEAIQCLGGNGYINEYPTGRFLRDAKLYEIGAGTSEIRRVLIARELFKEFEK, via the coding sequence ATGTTGCAAGGATTAAATATACGCGGCGATGAAATATCAGAGCTGCTACGTCAAACAGTTCAAAATTTTGTGCGCGACGAAATTGCGCCGATTGCGACTCAAGTGGATCATGAGAATTCTTTTCCGCGCGATCTTTGGCCTAAACTCGGAGAACTGGGGTTACTGGGAATCACTGTCGAAGAAGAATTTGGCGGTTCCCATATGGGTTATATGCAACATGTCATTGCGATGGAAGAAATTAGTCGGGGTTCAGCTGCCATTGGTTTGAGCTATGGCGCCCATTCCAATCTTTGCGTAAACCAAATTCGACGATTTGGCACACCTGAACAAAAACAACGTTATCTGCCAAGATTATGCACAGGGGAACATGTGGGTGCCCTCGCCATGAGTGAATCTGGATCGGGCTCTGATGTTGTTAGCATGCGGCTTAAGGCAGAGAAAAAAAATGGCGTGTACATTTTAAATGGCACCAAAATGTGGGTGACCAATGGTCCCGATGCTGACATCCTCATTGTATATGCTAAAACCGATCCGCACGCCGGATCTCATGGCATCACCGCTTTCATTATTGAAAAAGAATATTCTGGATTTTCCACCGCACAAAAACTTGATAAATTGGGTATGCGAGGATCCAATACCTGTGAATTAGTTTTTGAAGACTGCGAAGTACCAGAAGAAAATGTGTTAGGTACTTTAAATGGTGGCGTGCGGGTATTGATGAGCGGCCTAGATTATGAACGTGTAATTTTAGCAGGCGGCCCCCTGGGCATTATGCAAAGTTGCCTAGATGTTGTTATTCCATACGTTCAAGAACGAAAACAATTTGGCAAAGCGATTGGAGAGTTTCAATTGATCCAAGGAAAATTGGCCGATATGTATAGCACGTTAAGTGCATGTCGCGCTTATGTATATGCTGTAGCAGATGCATGCGATCGCGGCACTATTTCGCGCCAAGATGCAGCGGGCGCTATCCTGTATGCCGCAGAAAATGCCACACAAGTTGCACTCGAAGCCATTCAATGTCTTGGCGGCAATGGCTATATAAATGAATACCCTACTGGCCGATTTTTACGCGATGCAAAATTATATGAGATAGGGGCAGGTACTTCAGAGATTCGTCGTGTTCTCATTGCACGAGAGTTGTTCAAAGAGTTTGAAAAGTAG